The genomic region AAGAAAAAATGATTAGAAAAAAGTTCGATAGGGATGCAACGTGACTGATTTTCTCTGTCCATTTTAGCCTGCATGTAAGCTTGAAGGGAGAAAGAATATCCTTGGGTTTGTCACTACAATACCTAAAAacacaaatgtatttaaattttatataCAGACAAAAAAAGGCCTCTGGCTAAAAGGGGGCCTGCTGTTTGATGTAATTTAAATAAACTACTTTTTACAGGATTACTTTTGTCATAGTAGCGATAATGCAGATAatagtttaatatttaaaacaggcTTTAAATTTTTTACAACCtaatataattaaatataaGAATTATGCAAGTGGCATTAGTATAAACTTTTAAGGGAACAATACATATTTTTGGAAATGTATGTAATTAAGGATTTTGTTAGAGCTAGCTTTGGCATGCTAATTAGCATGCTAATTAGTGTCGCTGGCAACTCTTTTAAAACGTTTCTTCCTTGGTTTAAGCGTTTTATAGCCTACATTAGTTCGGTTGTATTAAACTATATGAGACTTGCTGTGCGAAAGAAGCATATTAGCAATATAAGTTACACAAAGTCAAGAAGGTGACCTAGCCAACCTGAGTACAGAGGTTCAAATCATGATGTTACCTTCAAGTACAgttggaaaaaacaaatatgaagCGCTGAAAAATGCCAACTTCAAAGAATAAAATAACCCCAAGAATTAAATGAGCGGAGAGATAGCTGAACTCTAACTTATTATGAAATGTACAGCATTCTAATTAAGCAGCATGTAGTTATTATGTTAggcagctatttttattttccgTCCGGATGTACCTGAATGCAGCACCACAGACCGTAGTTTTTCAACAGGTTCGTAAGCTCGGGAGGAGACCCTCACTGCAGGCTACACAATGCGAAGGATGGCGGAGGAGATACAACCTGCCAAGGAGCGGAGGTGAGCTGTTTtcgtttctttctttcttccttcttcaTGTTGGACATgctagttgttttttcttcttctcgttTTGTTTCTTCTCAGCGTGAATGCTGTTCGTTTGtgtgacaacaaacacaacttTGTTCTCTTCGTGTGAACCCGCATTAGTGTATTCACAGgtagatttaaaaaatagatCCATCCACACCAAACCTATAGGAAAACGGTGTCATGTAAATATACAGGCCACCCGCTTGCTGGCAAACGTCCAAAGTGAAAACTTTTCGAGCCCGAATCTTCCCGTTAATTCTGGCTGCTGTGTGAGTGACTTCCTATACAAAactttattgtaaaaaaaaaaaaaaacttttaatctTATCTTAGGGTGACCAAACGTTTTGCACTTGACCTGTAAAACCCtatatgacttttttttgtttttttacatttcaccagtcattaaccgcacagagaaggcatcgttaaaatatgttaaagttttctttaagcaaacagtattattaaagttcttcatgattgggccaagtgtcctcttttttttgaaatcaaaatatggtcaccctatCTTATCTGCGTCTGCGTTTGTCCTCCAAATGTTAAAATCGTGCTCATTTAGAATGCATTTGACCATAAGTGACCCAAAATACACAGAACAAAGACATGTTTGGGCTTCTTTCTGGACATTGATTGCATGTTGTTGTCAAGTACTGCATACCAGCAGCACTGATAACAAAAATATCATATAGCCAAAGGTCAGTTTATAGTTGGGTTTGCACGTGCTTTATGTGTCCTGCgtgcatgtttttgtgtatCCTTTCTGTCTGAGTCACAGTTCCTGGATATCAAGTTGGCTTCCCTCCTGGTGTCCCACCTCTCCTTCTCAGCTAAAAGATGCTGAGGAAAAAATCCTCAAGAGTGAGTGTGTCTGATGTAGCTGTTTCCAATCTGTAGTTTATGTGTTTCGTAAAGTCAGAGTTAAAACAGTTTCTCTATCCCTGCCCTATAATCTTTTCCGTCTGCCACAGCTGTGAAGCGGCCTTTCTCCAGGCAGCATGTTCGGATATCGAGCGGCAACTACCTGTGGACCTTAGCTTTCTccactcagcagcagcagcagtcagcAGCCCCGTGTGTCCCACAGCCCCCAACCCAGCCCACCACTCCTTTGGTTCTGCTGCACGGCTTCGGAGGTGGTGTCGCCCTCTGGGCTCTCAACCTGGATTCTCTCTCCAGCAGTGGACCGGTCTACGCTCTAGACCTGCTGGGCTTTGGCAGGAGCAGCCGTCCCCAGTTCAGCACCGACCCCAAGGAGGCCGAGGATCAGTTTGTGGAAGCCCTGGAGGAGTGGAGGGAGAAGGTGGGGCTTCAGGAGATGGTGCTGTTGGGACACAACCTCGGAGGATACCTGTCTGCGGCCTACACGCTGAAATACCCACACAggtgctttgtgtgtgtgtgtgtgtgtgtgtgtgtgtgtgtgtgtgtgtgtgtgtgtgtgcgcgcgcgcgcgggTGAGAGGACACAGTGCCAGGTGGTTTTCTAGTTTAGCCATCTCTCATTTTTTTTGCACCACTTGCCAAATAAACTACACGcccatatatattaaaaaaaaagaagtaaatgtttgcagttttaATTGAATTTCTACATTTTAGTTTGTACATTTGATCAGgtaactgcatgtgtgtgtatgcagggTAAAGCATCTGCTGCTGGTGGAGCCGTGGGGATTCCCAGCACGCCCAGAGAACCCCAACCACAACTCCATCCCAATGTGGATCAGAGCAATTGGCGCTGTCATGAGCCCCTTCAACCCTCTGGCTGGTCTCAGACTGGCTGGACCTCTAGGTtagcacacacaaatacacatttgtACCTGAATAAACACATATTTGTTTCTCTTGCGCATCTCtgtattttgaatgtttttaacttCTAAGTGACATATAATTATCAGCAGTGATGGGGTTGGCTTAAAATGTCCCAGTTATCTAAACCATGCCATACCACTGTTCTTGCATCATTTCAAAATTAATCCCCCAGGAAAGAAAATCATTCCTATAAAAACaatacacttttaaaaaatacaagaagtATTTTAAATGCTTCCATCCACCATCCACTTCCATCTTTATACTTAGATGAGCTCGGGTAATA from Pelmatolapia mariae isolate MD_Pm_ZW linkage group LG22, Pm_UMD_F_2, whole genome shotgun sequence harbors:
- the LOC135933036 gene encoding 1-acylglycerol-3-phosphate O-acyltransferase ABHD5-like; this translates as MAEEIQPAKERSSWISSWLPSWCPTSPSQLKDAEEKILKTVKRPFSRQHVRISSGNYLWTLAFSTQQQQQSAAPCVPQPPTQPTTPLVLLHGFGGGVALWALNLDSLSSSGPVYALDLLGFGRSSRPQFSTDPKEAEDQFVEALEEWREKVGLQEMVLLGHNLGGYLSAAYTLKYPHRVKHLLLVEPWGFPARPENPNHNSIPMWIRAIGAVMSPFNPLAGLRLAGPLGPMLVQTIRSDFKQKYSSVFSDYTVCDYIYHLNALTPSGETAFKNMTVPYGWAKRPMLDRIGQIQVEIPISFIYGSRSSIDSHSGYAFKKTRPDVEIRVIRGAGHYVFADQPEDFNQTVLQILARTEEKWKGEGTEQ